A single window of Streptomyces sp. NBC_00464 DNA harbors:
- a CDS encoding DUF397 domain-containing protein — translation MASTDLDLSAATWHKSSHSNGDGGNCLEVAEGHPGLVPVRDSKRPHGPALVVSAAAWAPFVEAIKAS, via the coding sequence ATGGCCAGCACAGATCTTGATCTCAGCGCTGCGACCTGGCACAAGAGCAGCCACAGCAATGGCGATGGTGGTAACTGCCTCGAAGTCGCCGAAGGCCACCCCGGCCTCGTCCCCGTACGCGACTCCAAGCGCCCCCACGGTCCCGCGCTCGTCGTGAGCGCCGCCGCGTGGGCCCCGTTCGTGGAGGCCATCAAGGCATCCTGA
- a CDS encoding helix-turn-helix domain-containing protein, producing MATRKEIDGSAGVPQFYGKELRFKREEAGLTLEKLVEGSFFGITYLSEIEHGHRRMPVELARHVDLVLGTDGFFQRRCEDVRKAKQGAHAAYFAGVTEAETRARSISEWSGTLIPGLLQTRAYAHALVDTAHSLDTPEEVEAKIDGRLGRARLFGNPKRPEYWVILHESLVDHPILPPAEMAEQLDHIATLMQRRRIVAQILPWNGPTRALTELPLFLMDFDDEPPLLYTEGPYHGQTIDDPALVMRYRKAYDRLRAAALPPEASLTLIERAAEEYRHGQHRS from the coding sequence GTGGCCACACGCAAGGAGATCGACGGATCGGCGGGAGTCCCGCAGTTCTACGGGAAGGAGCTGCGCTTCAAGAGGGAGGAAGCGGGCCTGACCCTGGAGAAGCTGGTCGAGGGCAGCTTCTTCGGCATCACGTACCTGAGCGAGATCGAGCACGGGCATCGGCGGATGCCGGTGGAACTGGCGCGGCATGTGGACCTGGTGCTGGGGACGGACGGGTTCTTCCAACGGCGTTGTGAAGATGTACGGAAGGCCAAGCAAGGGGCTCACGCCGCGTACTTCGCCGGGGTCACGGAGGCCGAGACGCGGGCCCGGTCCATCAGCGAATGGTCCGGCACCCTGATCCCAGGGCTCCTACAGACCAGGGCGTATGCCCACGCTCTCGTCGACACTGCGCATTCATTGGACACCCCGGAGGAGGTCGAGGCCAAGATCGACGGCCGACTGGGGCGAGCGCGGCTCTTCGGCAACCCCAAGCGGCCGGAGTACTGGGTGATCCTGCACGAGTCCCTGGTGGACCACCCCATCCTCCCGCCTGCCGAAATGGCGGAACAGTTGGACCACATCGCCACGTTGATGCAACGCCGCCGCATCGTTGCGCAGATCCTTCCGTGGAATGGCCCCACCCGCGCGCTGACTGAATTACCGCTCTTCCTCATGGATTTTGACGACGAGCCACCCCTGCTCTACACAGAGGGTCCCTACCACGGTCAGACCATCGATGATCCAGCTCTCGTGATGCGGTATCGCAAGGCCTACGATCGCCTGAGGGCCGCCGCATTGCCGCCAGAGGCGTCCCTCACTCTGATCGAAAGAGCGGCTGAGGAGTACCGGCATGGCCAGCACAGATCTTGA
- a CDS encoding ATP-binding protein yields the protein MLPISVDLFAVPKAVPEVRRILRARFGAADVGDLALCVSELLSNVIEHLGEGTPVTLRISGTRAGRIRVAVSDPAPGVWPVLRFAGADRTSGRGLLLVDALALGWGVEQGPYRKTVWCELRAPAGPGLVVGVRS from the coding sequence GTGCTGCCGATCTCGGTGGACCTGTTCGCCGTACCGAAGGCCGTACCGGAGGTGCGGCGGATACTGCGGGCGCGGTTCGGGGCTGCGGATGTGGGGGATCTGGCGCTGTGCGTAAGTGAGTTGCTGTCCAACGTGATCGAGCACCTCGGTGAGGGGACGCCGGTCACGCTGCGGATCAGCGGTACACGGGCCGGCCGTATCCGTGTCGCGGTGAGCGATCCCGCGCCCGGTGTCTGGCCGGTGCTCCGGTTCGCCGGTGCCGACCGCACGTCCGGGCGGGGGCTGCTGCTCGTGGATGCGCTGGCGCTGGGATGGGGCGTGGAGCAGGGGCCGTACAGGAAGACCGTGTGGTGCGAGCTGAGGGCCCCTGCCGGGCCGGGCCTTGTCGTCGGGGTCAGATCTTGA
- the asnB gene encoding asparagine synthase (glutamine-hydrolyzing): MCGITGWVSYRRDLTEHRDDIDAMTQTMSCRGPDAAGVWVAPHAALGHRRLAVIDLPGGAQPMTVDTPDGAVCMVYSGEAYNFTELRAELRRAGQRFDTDSDTEVVLRGYVVWGEKLVEHLNGMYAFAIWDTRTERLVMIRDRMGIKPFYYYETEDGVIFGSEPKAILANPTVAPVVGLDGLRELFAGAKTPGAAVWEGMHEVRPGEIIVLDRGGLRRHTYWQLRSEPHTDTKDQTVAHVRELLDDIVQRQLVADVPRCTLLSGGLDSSALTALSQIHLAPQGETVRSFAVDFPDQDKHFQAIDVSPTQDTPYVHALAEHVGCAHQDIVLDGEALSAPEVRRAAVGARDLPTGIGDRDNSLYLLFAAVRRHSTVALSGESADEVFGGYPWFHDERRYAETFPWLAGPHSLVESGGQISEDLKPALGLGEYITESYRTAVAETPVLDGETGLDQRMRVVSYLHLTRMVQILLDRKDRMSMAVGLEVRVPFCDHRLVQYVFNAPWSLKTFDGREKSLLRAATRDVLPASVANRKKSGYPGTFDPAYVEAIQSQGAGLLRTGHAATDLVNRERLTEATSLPAADLNQQQRMLLERTLDLGAWFDLHRPTVKI; this comes from the coding sequence ATGTGCGGAATCACTGGCTGGGTCTCCTACCGGCGTGATCTGACGGAGCACCGGGACGACATCGACGCCATGACGCAGACCATGTCGTGCCGCGGCCCCGACGCCGCGGGCGTATGGGTGGCACCCCACGCCGCCCTGGGCCACCGGCGGCTCGCCGTGATCGACCTGCCGGGCGGTGCACAGCCGATGACCGTGGACACCCCGGACGGGGCGGTCTGCATGGTCTACTCCGGCGAGGCGTACAACTTCACCGAGCTGCGCGCGGAACTGCGCCGCGCCGGACAGCGGTTCGACACCGACTCCGACACCGAAGTAGTGCTGCGTGGCTACGTCGTGTGGGGCGAGAAGCTCGTGGAACACCTCAACGGCATGTACGCCTTCGCCATCTGGGACACCCGCACCGAGCGCCTGGTGATGATCCGCGACCGGATGGGCATCAAGCCCTTCTACTACTACGAGACCGAGGACGGCGTCATCTTCGGCTCGGAGCCCAAGGCCATTCTGGCCAACCCCACTGTCGCCCCCGTCGTCGGCCTCGACGGACTGCGCGAGCTCTTCGCCGGGGCCAAAACCCCCGGCGCCGCCGTCTGGGAAGGCATGCACGAGGTGCGGCCCGGCGAGATCATCGTCCTCGACCGCGGCGGCCTGCGCCGCCACACCTACTGGCAGCTGCGTTCCGAGCCGCACACCGACACCAAGGACCAAACAGTCGCGCACGTACGCGAGTTACTCGACGACATCGTCCAGCGCCAGCTCGTCGCCGACGTGCCCCGCTGCACCCTGCTGTCCGGCGGCCTGGACTCCTCCGCGCTCACCGCCCTGTCACAGATCCACCTCGCACCCCAGGGCGAGACGGTACGCAGCTTCGCCGTCGACTTCCCCGATCAGGACAAGCACTTCCAGGCCATCGACGTCTCGCCCACGCAGGACACCCCCTACGTCCACGCCCTCGCCGAACACGTCGGCTGCGCCCACCAGGACATCGTCCTGGACGGGGAAGCACTGTCGGCCCCCGAGGTCCGCCGCGCGGCCGTCGGCGCCCGTGACCTGCCGACCGGCATCGGCGACCGCGACAACTCCCTCTATCTGCTCTTCGCCGCCGTCCGCCGCCACTCCACCGTGGCGCTCTCCGGCGAGTCGGCGGACGAGGTGTTCGGCGGCTATCCGTGGTTCCACGACGAGCGGCGTTACGCCGAGACGTTCCCCTGGCTGGCGGGCCCGCACTCACTGGTTGAATCGGGCGGCCAGATCAGCGAGGACCTCAAGCCCGCGCTCGGCCTGGGCGAGTACATCACCGAGAGCTACCGCACGGCCGTCGCGGAGACCCCCGTCCTGGACGGTGAGACCGGCCTCGATCAGCGTATGCGGGTGGTCAGTTACCTCCATCTGACCCGTATGGTGCAGATCCTCCTGGACCGCAAGGACCGGATGAGCATGGCCGTCGGCCTGGAGGTCCGCGTCCCGTTCTGCGACCACCGTCTCGTGCAGTACGTCTTCAACGCCCCCTGGTCCCTCAAGACCTTCGACGGCCGCGAGAAGAGCCTGCTGCGCGCCGCCACCCGGGACGTCCTGCCCGCATCGGTCGCCAACCGCAAGAAGAGCGGATATCCGGGCACGTTCGACCCCGCCTATGTCGAGGCCATCCAGTCCCAGGGAGCCGGCCTGCTGCGAACCGGGCACGCGGCGACTGACCTGGTCAACCGTGAGCGCCTCACCGAAGCCACCAGCCTCCCGGCCGCCGACCTGAACCAGCAGCAGCGCATGCTCCTGGAACGGACCCTCGACCTGGGCGCATGGTTCGACCTCCACCGTCCGACGGTCAAGATCTGA
- a CDS encoding MarR family transcriptional regulator has translation MATQNFSPALPPPAVPAPCPKASPGYGKRSVPDQLPARADDFAFLPVRERYIAGYVDALPEGAAMNIKSLAKCQPLYGQMAVGSALRALGVAGHLRQARCAVGDGDNLRWVTRTFWSRTARDNEWWNTFLTAEARHRLPQPQLVIASATPPPPWVPAEPAAPAVPVEPVTPASAPVVPPQRTEQPQPTTPGDSSPAYLALTRLGPADKRLGLSEDDCRELEDLAATWFARGVDADYLVHTVTAGLPATVDSPLGFVRKRLITKLPPRQPATPAPAPPGTPTPRLMVECTDCGAPGKADAFRDGLCAPCGRPSRRPEAHPTSADAPSIERDIQAHVNRLREQLKLR, from the coding sequence GTGGCTACCCAGAACTTTAGTCCTGCCCTGCCGCCCCCCGCAGTCCCGGCCCCGTGCCCGAAGGCCAGCCCCGGCTACGGCAAACGGTCCGTCCCGGACCAGCTCCCGGCGCGCGCCGACGACTTCGCGTTTCTGCCGGTGCGGGAGCGGTACATCGCCGGATACGTCGACGCGCTCCCCGAGGGTGCGGCCATGAACATCAAGTCGCTCGCCAAATGCCAGCCGCTGTACGGACAGATGGCCGTCGGCAGTGCGCTGCGGGCCCTAGGCGTGGCCGGGCACCTCCGCCAAGCGCGGTGCGCGGTCGGGGACGGCGACAACCTCCGTTGGGTCACCCGCACCTTCTGGTCGCGCACGGCCCGCGACAACGAGTGGTGGAACACCTTCCTCACCGCCGAGGCGCGCCACCGCCTGCCGCAACCGCAACTGGTGATCGCGTCGGCCACGCCCCCGCCGCCGTGGGTCCCGGCCGAGCCCGCCGCCCCGGCGGTACCCGTAGAGCCCGTCACGCCCGCGTCGGCGCCGGTCGTACCACCCCAGCGTACCGAGCAGCCGCAGCCCACCACGCCGGGAGACTCGTCACCCGCCTACCTCGCCCTGACCCGGCTGGGCCCCGCCGACAAGCGCCTGGGGCTCTCCGAGGACGACTGCCGGGAGCTGGAGGATCTGGCCGCCACATGGTTCGCACGCGGTGTGGATGCCGACTACCTCGTCCACACCGTTACCGCAGGGCTTCCCGCGACCGTCGACTCGCCCCTCGGCTTCGTCAGGAAGCGCCTCATCACCAAGCTCCCGCCCCGACAGCCCGCCACCCCGGCACCCGCACCGCCCGGCACTCCCACACCCCGCCTGATGGTCGAGTGCACCGACTGCGGCGCCCCCGGCAAGGCCGACGCCTTCCGCGACGGCCTGTGCGCACCCTGCGGCCGGCCCTCCCGGCGCCCCGAAGCCCATCCGACATCCGCCGATGCCCCCAGCATCGAGCGCGACATCCAGGCACACGTGAATCGACTCCGCGAACAACTCAAGCTGCGCTGA
- a CDS encoding TetR/AcrR family transcriptional regulator — translation MTKEPEAREAAALPLRERKKRAMRQRISDVATGLFLADGFDDVTVADVARAAEVSVMTVFNYFPRKEDLFLDRTPQAIELFTGAVRLRGPNESPLGALRHLALELIDQRHPLSAVDDDFPAFWRIVIASPALRARAREAVEEVEDALARALAETDSGSADPAFAAALIVAAYRSAYVTTARRLLAGEAAEALVDDHRTRVCATFDALEAALR, via the coding sequence ATGACGAAGGAACCGGAAGCCCGCGAAGCAGCCGCACTGCCCCTGCGGGAGCGCAAGAAGCGGGCGATGCGGCAGCGGATCTCGGATGTGGCGACGGGGCTGTTCCTCGCGGACGGCTTCGACGATGTGACGGTCGCGGATGTCGCCCGGGCCGCCGAGGTCTCCGTCATGACGGTCTTCAACTACTTCCCGCGCAAGGAGGACCTCTTCCTCGACCGCACCCCCCAGGCGATCGAACTGTTCACCGGGGCCGTGCGGCTGCGAGGGCCGAACGAGTCCCCGCTGGGCGCACTGCGCCACCTGGCACTCGAACTCATCGATCAGCGCCACCCACTGTCCGCAGTGGACGACGACTTCCCCGCCTTCTGGCGGATCGTCATCGCGTCGCCCGCCCTGCGCGCCCGCGCCCGCGAGGCCGTCGAGGAGGTGGAGGATGCCCTGGCCCGAGCCCTCGCGGAGACCGACTCCGGATCCGCCGACCCGGCCTTCGCGGCGGCCCTGATCGTCGCCGCCTACCGCTCGGCCTACGTCACCACCGCCCGCCGCCTGCTGGCGGGGGAGGCCGCCGAGGCACTGGTGGACGACCACAGGACACGGGTGTGCGCGACGTTCGACGCGCTGGAGGCGGCGCTGAGGTAG
- a CDS encoding FAD-dependent monooxygenase, whose amino-acid sequence MTHYDVVVAGAGPVGLMLGCELRLGGVTRVLVVERLAEVDETIKAGAINTPTAVALDRRGFLPALVKVHQEAMDRFREFQRARGGDGSAPPPPKFAGHFAGIMLDAALLDAADPAFADVGPAGDVGMVAQSSLERLLAGRAGELGVELRRGVELTGFEQDDDGVTVHLSPVDGSAPESVRAGRLVGCDGGRSVVRKLAGFDFPGTPPEITGYQALAGLTGAEGLAAGWTATDTGVYTHGPVPGRILTVEFDGPPVDRTAPVTAAELQASLRRVSGVDVTVTEVRTVTRFTDNCRQAASYRAGRVLLAGDAAHVHSPFGGQGLNLGMGDAMNLGWKLAAVACGRAPESLLDSYTSERHPIGAWVLDWTRAQIALMRPESHARKLREVFTDMTRTVDGTTHLVKKISGVWQHYDLPGGHPLVGSSAPDLEFADGTRLADHLHGGRGLLLDLADDPGLRAVAEGYGDQVDVRTVGCPGRPELSGLLVRPDGFTAWAADRLGVGAPGKPEDALADALERWFGAPAGGGAGAPSPDRRSSIVGGA is encoded by the coding sequence ATGACGCACTACGACGTGGTGGTCGCCGGTGCCGGGCCCGTAGGCCTGATGCTCGGCTGCGAACTTCGACTCGGCGGGGTGACCCGCGTATTGGTCGTCGAGCGCCTGGCCGAAGTGGACGAGACGATCAAGGCGGGGGCCATCAACACCCCCACCGCCGTGGCCCTCGACCGGCGGGGGTTTCTGCCCGCGCTGGTGAAGGTCCATCAGGAGGCTATGGACCGGTTTCGGGAGTTCCAGCGGGCGCGCGGCGGGGACGGGAGCGCTCCGCCGCCCCCGAAGTTCGCCGGGCACTTCGCCGGGATCATGCTGGATGCGGCCCTGCTCGATGCGGCGGATCCGGCCTTCGCCGACGTCGGTCCGGCAGGGGACGTGGGCATGGTGGCGCAGTCCTCGCTGGAGCGGCTGCTCGCCGGCCGCGCCGGGGAGCTCGGCGTCGAGCTGCGTCGTGGGGTCGAGTTGACCGGTTTCGAGCAGGACGACGACGGGGTGACGGTGCACCTGTCGCCGGTCGACGGCTCGGCGCCCGAGTCCGTACGGGCGGGCCGGCTGGTCGGCTGCGACGGCGGACGCAGCGTCGTGCGCAAGCTCGCCGGATTCGACTTCCCCGGTACGCCGCCGGAGATCACCGGTTACCAGGCGCTGGCCGGTCTGACCGGCGCCGAAGGGCTCGCGGCAGGCTGGACCGCGACGGACACAGGCGTGTACACGCACGGACCGGTGCCCGGTCGCATCCTCACCGTCGAGTTCGACGGGCCGCCCGTCGACCGCACGGCGCCCGTCACCGCCGCGGAGTTGCAGGCCAGTCTGCGCCGGGTCTCCGGCGTGGACGTCACCGTGACCGAGGTGCGCACGGTGACGCGGTTCACCGACAACTGCCGTCAGGCCGCGAGCTATCGGGCCGGCCGTGTGCTGCTCGCGGGCGACGCGGCCCACGTGCACTCGCCGTTCGGCGGGCAGGGGTTGAACCTCGGCATGGGGGACGCCATGAACCTGGGCTGGAAGCTCGCTGCCGTGGCGTGCGGCCGGGCGCCGGAGAGCCTCCTCGACTCGTACACGAGCGAACGGCATCCGATCGGCGCATGGGTGCTGGACTGGACGCGCGCCCAGATCGCGCTCATGCGGCCGGAGTCGCACGCGCGCAAGCTGCGCGAGGTGTTCACCGATATGACTCGTACCGTCGACGGCACCACGCACCTGGTCAAGAAGATCTCCGGTGTCTGGCAGCACTATGACCTGCCGGGCGGCCATCCGCTGGTCGGCAGCAGCGCCCCCGACCTGGAATTCGCTGACGGCACCCGGCTCGCCGACCACCTTCACGGCGGCCGCGGCCTGCTTCTCGACCTGGCCGACGATCCGGGGCTGCGTGCTGTGGCCGAGGGCTACGGAGACCAGGTGGACGTCCGGACCGTCGGCTGTCCCGGGCGGCCGGAGCTGTCCGGACTGCTGGTGCGACCGGACGGGTTCACGGCATGGGCTGCGGATCGCCTCGGGGTGGGCGCCCCGGGCAAGCCGGAGGACGCCTTGGCCGACGCGCTGGAGCGGTGGTTCGGGGCGCCTGCGGGGGGTGGCGCGGGGGCTCCGTCCCCGGACCGCCGCTCCTCAATCGTCGGAGGGGCTTGA
- a CDS encoding S41 family peptidase: MSDDVSYLRFPHLHDDLLCFAAEDDLWVAPLVPEGEVPGRAWRVTVDRTRVSHPRFSPDGTRIAYTTWRTLDPEIHLAPVSGGPARRLTYWGSTDARVCGWTPDPGDAAQILAVSSHRQPFSYFSWAYSVPTDGSPGGRLPWGPVSDIAVADIDGERRTLLLTGKPPHEPAAWKRYRGGATGRLWLHGERLLPDIGGHLDSPMFVGGRIAFLSDHEGVGNLYSCLPDGTDLRRHTDHDAFYARHASSDGHRVVYQCAGEVWLVDDLRSPDAVPRKLEVRLGGPRAGRRTYQVSAASNIDSLSVDETGRASAVAVRGSLYWLTHRDGPARTIADTPGVRVRLPEMLGSGGQVAYVTDAEGEDAIEIASLPRASGDRVPRRLASGRVGRVQELIADPDGERLAIASHDGRLLLLDTDEETSTGEPTELIRSVNGPVRDLAFSPDGAWLTWSHPGIGRSLRKIKLARIQGPGAPTIVDVTNGRFEDENPVFTGDGRYLAFLSWRGFDPVYDVHTGDLSFPLGCRPYLVPLSSATPSPFALSPDGRPAAGGLDPVDSDEAETAEGSTVSVEFEGLESRVTPFPVSASKYSALYPVSGGGLVWLRWPISGALGETFANPADMSGRPTLEYFNIAKAKKTELVDHLDWFAVSGDASRLVVMDDGELRAVPATEPGDNDSTVYLDLRRILHEADPPAEWRGAYAEAGRLIRSYFWEPDMCGIDWPAILDQYRPLVERVSTPDEFADLLREVLGELGTSHAYVSPARRNEGPPHYQRAIGLLGANFTCRDGEWTLLRILPGDSSDSKARSPLAGTGIREGAVLTHIDGRPVDPVAGPYPLLSAAGGTTVELTFRPAEGGGRSRRVAIVPLVDERPLRYQDWVAKRRQVVRDLSGGRCGYLHIPDMGGSGWAQFNRDLRLEVSRPALIVDVRGNAGGHISELVIEKLTRTILGWDLTRDAQPVSYASNAPRGPVVALADEATSSDGDMITAAFRLLKLGPVVGQRTWGGVVGMTGRHRLGDGTVITVPMNAAWFDTYGWSVENHGVEPDLEALRTPLDWAEGRHAVLDDAVRVALDLLDAHPPATPPTYDTAPDLRRPVLPPR; the protein is encoded by the coding sequence GTGAGTGACGACGTCTCGTATCTCCGGTTCCCGCACCTCCACGACGATCTGCTCTGCTTCGCCGCGGAGGACGATCTCTGGGTGGCCCCCCTCGTCCCCGAGGGCGAGGTGCCCGGACGCGCCTGGCGCGTGACCGTCGACCGCACCAGAGTCAGCCATCCACGCTTCTCCCCCGACGGAACCCGGATCGCCTACACGACCTGGCGCACCCTCGACCCGGAGATCCATCTGGCGCCCGTCTCCGGCGGCCCGGCCCGCCGGCTCACCTACTGGGGCTCGACCGACGCCCGGGTCTGCGGCTGGACGCCCGACCCCGGGGACGCCGCGCAGATCCTCGCCGTGTCCTCGCACCGGCAGCCGTTCTCGTACTTCTCCTGGGCCTACAGCGTGCCCACGGACGGCAGCCCCGGCGGCCGGCTGCCCTGGGGCCCGGTCTCCGACATCGCCGTCGCCGACATCGACGGCGAACGCCGCACCCTGCTGCTCACCGGAAAGCCGCCGCACGAGCCGGCCGCCTGGAAGCGGTACCGCGGCGGTGCGACCGGACGCCTGTGGCTGCACGGCGAGCGGCTGCTCCCGGACATCGGCGGGCACCTCGACTCCCCGATGTTCGTCGGCGGCCGCATCGCGTTCCTCTCCGACCACGAGGGCGTCGGCAACCTCTACTCCTGCCTCCCCGACGGCACCGACCTGCGCCGCCACACCGACCACGACGCGTTCTACGCCCGGCACGCCTCCAGCGACGGACACCGTGTCGTCTACCAGTGCGCGGGCGAGGTGTGGCTGGTCGACGACCTCCGGTCGCCCGACGCCGTGCCCCGCAAGCTGGAGGTCCGGCTGGGCGGCCCGCGCGCCGGCCGGCGTACCTACCAGGTATCGGCAGCCAGCAACATCGACTCCCTCTCCGTGGACGAGACCGGCCGGGCCAGCGCCGTCGCGGTACGCGGCAGCCTCTACTGGCTCACCCACCGCGACGGCCCCGCCCGCACCATCGCCGACACCCCCGGTGTCCGCGTCCGGCTGCCGGAGATGCTCGGCAGCGGCGGCCAGGTCGCGTACGTCACCGACGCGGAGGGCGAGGACGCGATCGAGATCGCCTCCCTGCCGCGCGCCAGCGGCGACCGCGTACCGCGCCGGCTCGCCTCCGGCCGGGTCGGCCGGGTCCAGGAACTGATCGCCGACCCGGACGGCGAACGGCTCGCCATCGCCTCCCACGACGGCCGTCTCCTCCTCCTGGACACCGACGAGGAGACGTCCACCGGCGAGCCCACCGAACTGATCCGCTCCGTCAACGGCCCGGTCCGCGATCTGGCGTTCTCCCCGGACGGCGCCTGGCTGACCTGGTCGCACCCCGGCATCGGCCGCTCGCTGCGCAAGATCAAGCTCGCCCGCATCCAGGGCCCCGGCGCCCCCACGATCGTCGATGTCACCAACGGCCGCTTCGAGGACGAGAACCCCGTCTTCACGGGCGACGGCCGCTATCTCGCCTTCCTCTCCTGGCGCGGCTTCGACCCGGTCTACGACGTGCACACCGGCGACCTCTCCTTCCCCCTCGGCTGCCGCCCGTACCTCGTCCCGCTCTCCTCGGCGACGCCCTCCCCCTTCGCCCTCTCCCCCGACGGCCGTCCCGCCGCGGGCGGCCTGGACCCGGTGGACTCCGACGAGGCGGAGACGGCCGAGGGCTCCACGGTCTCCGTCGAGTTCGAGGGCCTGGAGAGCCGGGTCACTCCCTTCCCGGTCTCGGCCTCCAAGTACTCGGCGCTGTACCCGGTCAGCGGCGGCGGCCTGGTCTGGCTGCGCTGGCCGATCTCCGGCGCGCTCGGCGAGACGTTCGCCAACCCGGCGGACATGTCGGGACGCCCGACCCTGGAGTACTTCAACATCGCCAAGGCGAAGAAGACCGAACTCGTCGACCACCTCGACTGGTTCGCCGTCAGCGGCGACGCCTCCCGCCTCGTCGTCATGGACGACGGCGAGCTGCGCGCCGTACCCGCGACCGAGCCCGGCGACAACGACTCCACGGTCTACCTGGACCTGCGCCGCATCCTGCACGAGGCCGACCCGCCGGCGGAGTGGCGAGGGGCGTACGCCGAGGCCGGCCGCCTCATCCGCTCCTACTTCTGGGAGCCGGACATGTGCGGCATCGACTGGCCGGCCATCCTCGACCAGTACCGCCCCCTGGTAGAACGCGTCTCTACCCCCGACGAGTTCGCTGACCTCCTGCGCGAAGTCCTGGGCGAACTGGGCACGTCCCACGCCTACGTCTCCCCCGCCCGCCGCAACGAGGGCCCCCCGCACTACCAGCGGGCGATCGGCCTGCTCGGCGCCAACTTCACGTGCCGGGACGGCGAATGGACCCTCCTGCGCATCCTGCCCGGCGACTCCTCGGACTCCAAGGCCCGCTCCCCGCTGGCCGGTACGGGCATCCGCGAGGGCGCCGTCCTCACCCACATCGACGGCCGCCCGGTCGACCCGGTCGCCGGCCCCTACCCCCTGCTCTCCGCGGCGGGCGGCACCACGGTCGAGCTGACCTTCCGCCCCGCCGAGGGCGGAGGCCGCTCCCGCCGCGTAGCGATCGTCCCGCTGGTCGACGAACGCCCGCTGCGCTACCAGGACTGGGTGGCCAAACGCCGCCAAGTCGTACGCGACCTGAGCGGCGGCCGCTGCGGCTACCTGCACATCCCCGACATGGGCGGCTCCGGCTGGGCCCAGTTCAACCGCGACCTCCGCCTGGAGGTCTCCCGCCCGGCCCTGATCGTCGACGTACGCGGCAACGCGGGCGGCCACATCAGCGAACTGGTCATCGAGAAACTCACCCGCACCATCCTCGGCTGGGACCTCACCCGAGACGCCCAGCCCGTCTCGTACGCCTCCAACGCCCCCCGGGGCCCGGTGGTCGCGCTGGCCGACGAGGCGACGTCCTCGGACGGCGACATGATCACCGCCGCGTTCCGGCTGCTGAAGCTGGGCCCGGTGGTGGGCCAGCGCACCTGGGGCGGGGTCGTCGGCATGACGGGCCGCCACCGCCTGGGCGACGGCACGGTGATCACGGTCCCGATGAACGCCGCCTGGTTCGACACGTACGGCTGGTCGGTGGAGAACCACGGCGTGGAACCGGACCTGGAGGCCCTGCGCACCCCCCTGGACTGGGCGGAGGGGCGGCACGCGGTGCTGGACGACGCGGTGCGGGTCGCCTTGGACCTGTTGGATGCGCACCCGCCGGCTACGCCGCCTACTTATGACACGGCTCCGGACCTGAGGCGGCCGGTGTTGCCGCCGCGGTAA
- a CDS encoding TetR/AcrR family transcriptional regulator, with amino-acid sequence MARTRLTPERESELYAAVLDLLREVGYDALTMDAVAARTRSSKATLYRQWGSKPELVVTAMRHNKPVSLSDVDTGSLRGDFHAVLGRSDDCQMEKDSALMRGLSHAVHENPDLLQALRELLIEPEMTGFDQLLRRAVDRGEVRPDNPALKYLPHMLIGAFAARQIVEDRPVDQAFLFEYVDSVILPALGA; translated from the coding sequence ATGGCACGCACACGGCTCACGCCCGAGCGTGAGAGCGAGCTGTACGCCGCCGTGCTCGACCTGCTCCGCGAGGTCGGCTACGACGCCCTCACGATGGACGCCGTCGCCGCGCGTACCCGTTCCAGCAAGGCCACCCTCTACCGCCAGTGGGGGAGCAAGCCCGAGCTCGTCGTCACGGCCATGCGGCACAACAAGCCCGTTTCCCTCAGCGATGTCGACACCGGCTCGCTGCGCGGTGACTTCCACGCCGTCCTGGGCCGTAGTGACGACTGTCAGATGGAGAAGGACTCCGCGCTGATGCGGGGCCTGAGCCATGCCGTCCATGAGAACCCCGATCTTCTGCAGGCCCTGCGTGAGCTGCTGATCGAGCCGGAGATGACCGGTTTCGACCAGCTGCTGCGACGGGCCGTGGACCGAGGGGAAGTGCGTCCGGACAATCCGGCGCTGAAGTACCTGCCTCACATGCTGATCGGCGCGTTCGCCGCCCGGCAGATCGTCGAGGACCGCCCGGTGGACCAGGCGTTCCTCTTCGAATACGTCGACTCCGTGATTCTCCCCGCTCTCGGAGCCTGA